TAAGCTTGCTTTTCTGTATGATAAGGGTGTGCATCTTCCTGTTTAGTTTGGAAATAAGACAACTGGGACTGCATCTTCACTAAGCCCAGGGAAGTTCTTTTACGAGCCGCAAGAACATGAAAGGATGCATACTTTTGCATTCATGAGAGCTTTTGTTActcattttttcatttacttttgcCCTAGCATTAACTAACTTTGAGTACTAAATTATGGGTTCGGACCAACAAGGTAACAACAACTCTTCTAAGATTTAGTCCATTAGGTGGTTGGAGCACCTGGGAATGCCATCCAGTGGAGCTTTTTTGGGTGCGACTTTGCTAAGCAATTTTCAATCTAAGGGATTGTTGTGGTAATAGGGATACGGGTGGAAAAGCAGCCTGTGCCGCACAATGGACACACAACATAACTAGAAGAAACTATTTTGTGGTAaaactgttgttgctgctggatGATGTAACAGCTAGCAAGCTGGTCCGCATGACTTTAAGAAACTTGCAATTTTTGCAAATGGACACAAAAACTGTTCACTCTAATCATATTTACCTCCAGCTGTGATGTTCTTTTGAACTGCAGTCTTTTTAGTGTGTTTACTCAGTTTAGAAGATTTCTCTTCTCGCCCTTCACTGACAACAATGATGTTGACGTCGAGCTCCCTCTGTTCTTCTGGTTGCTTGTCAACCTGACCCGGAGAGGAGGGAAGTGGCAGCGACAATGAGAGTGAAGGAGGGCAAACTATCTCCGCTTCAGCCTCTGCCAGGAGGCGCTGTTCCGGGGTGTGGGAGTGCTGGTGGGTTAGAAGTGAGGAGAGTAAGGGGAAGGAGCGGTCGCAGGCAGAGCAGCTGAATTGGGAGCGGGACGACTGAGTTGAGAGAGAGTGGATCTGGATGGAGATAAAAATGGTCAACTTCATCCATCAAGCTTTTGTTGAACCTCATTTCAAACAACCCATCTCACCAGTGACACGTGTCTGTTCAGGCCTCCGCTGGTCTTGAAGGTCTTACTGCAGTAGCCACATGACAGCCCTGTCCATGTGGTCCTGGCCTCCGGCTGAACAGTGTCAGAGCTCTGACTCACGTTAGTGAAGTTCTGCAGCAGGTCAAACTGACCCTGGGAGGTGCCCACACTCTAAGGATAAACCAGAGGAAGTCGTAAAGATGATGAGCTGTGTGAACATCTGTATTTGTGGATAGCTAATTGTAAACCACGACCTCCTTGCAAAAGTCTAAAATGATGCAGTTTTGATCCACTCATACAACTATGaagtattaaaattaaaagcaaCCTCGTAGGACAACTGTATTGGACATGGTATATCATATGGTATAATAATATCAAGAGATAAGTTGCTATGTGTTGATCACAGTAGCCCTGAAAGCAAAACGGAACTCATTTGCCCATGAAAAGTTTTTTTGCAAACCTAAGTGGACCACACATCCACACCCTCATGACAGAAactttaaataatgaaaacaaattgaaatattCTAATGCTGTTTCAATAATCATTATTAAGTAGCTATTTCTGTGAAGAAATAGATGTAAACAAAGCTAAATGAATGTTGCTCTGCAGCGAATAAATGGCAGAATTCTATCTAATTTTCCAACCATAATCAAATAAATGTGCAGTGTACTTATCTGTCTAACTTCAGGGGATCAATTTGTTCCATTAGGTTGATGACATCATTTGGAGCAAAGATGGAGCAATAAGTGGTTTTGTGGAAGTCTATTAAGAGTCGAACAGGCTGAGTGTATCTCCCTGGTTTCGACACATGCAGATTACGAAtaaggaaaatgaatgaattcaattACAGACAACTGTTTGCGACCAAACCTATTTGcccaatgaaaccacagaaaaGGGAGTTGCGGTTGGATGACTCACAAAAGCAGTTTGGTCATTCGCATCTCTACCAGTAGCAACATCAGTACTTTCGGCAGTCATTGCTCTAGTTCACACTAGCAGTTATACAACTTTTCAGTTATTCAGCAACTTTAGGAAAGCAGTGAAAAGACAAgttagtttttttaaatcacttttaCATCTAATTGAAGTCCAGTCATTGAGTCACACCAGTGTATTTGACACCAGCACCTTGTTCTCTTTCCTTGTACACCAACTGACACCCAGTTGACAACCCTATAGATCTGCATGTGAGTCAGCACCTCATTCATTCAATATTCTTCACTGATTCACTTAATAGGGGTGAAGGATTCTGTTATAAATGTAGCATACTTTTCTTCACTGTAGCTTGCTACTTACTGCATTATTTCCATTTGTCGCCTCTGTCAATCCAAGCAGCACCTCTGCGGTATGTCCCCCTTCTGCCACTGTTGTAGTCTCtactacctcctcaaaatctgCCAGCAGGTGACCAGCACCAACAAGACCATCCCCAATCTCCACTGTGGCTCCAGGACCTGCTTTCACACCAGTGCTAGGTTCTTCTGGCGCCATGTGGACTGACTGGTGCTGTTCTAGCTCGATGCGTGTGGCAAAGGTGTGGCTGCAGCTGCCACAGCTGTACAGCAGCACACTGGAACCAGAGTCCGTGCTCAGGTGGACCTCGGTCCCGATAGCCCTGGAAGAAGCCCCGCCAGGGGAAGTCAGCGTGAGAAGGTTTGAATTCTGGCTGGATGTGGTGGTTGTTAGGAATACTTCTTCCATGCCCACGCCTACGGCCTCCGAAACGTCCTGGTTTACAAACCCCACCATTTCGGTCAACATGGACGTATTGACTTCCTGTTGTCCCACTATAACCTCCACTACTTCCATTACAtgacttttctctttctttggCTCATCTCCCTTCTTCGCCTCCTTTAGTCCtgtgttggtgttgttgtggGAGTTCTTGTGCAGGGCCAGATTGGATGAGTGTGTGAAGCTGCGTCCACACTCCCCACATACATACGGCCGTTCCCCTGTGTGTATCCTCATGTGCTGCCTCAAGTTCGTAGACTGAGTGAAGGATTTGTTGCACACTTTGCAGGTGTACGGCTTCAGACCGAGGTGGACATTCTTGTGTCGCCTTAGACTACTGGAGTTTTTGAATGCCTTGGGACAAGTGTCACAAGGGTAAGGGCACTCCCCCGTGTGCTGGCGGAGGTGGTACTGGTAGTGGGAACTCCATTTAAAAGTGAGGGGACAGTAGGGGCACAAAAAGGTCCTGACTCCAGTGTGGACACTCTGATGAACCTAGAAAATGAGGATAGAAATACAACGATCAGCCAGTCAATACACTAGTCATTGTTAAGCAAGCATTTATAGGATGCATACTGAAGAGGGGAAGAGAACAAGTAATTTCTAGACAAGCTTTATCAATCCTTACTCGTCActccttcattattttaacacTCAGCTTGCAAGAAAATCCTCTCACAGGATTGAAATCATTGAGTTCTTCTGAAAGAGTAGAGACttgaaatgaagatgtattGAATATATTGAGAGCTTTTTAGTCAGTTTCCAGTACTTCATTTCATATTACAAGTTTATTTTAAAGCATCTCAATAATTTCTTTCAAGCcggtaaacaaacagaagattAGTGGATATATAATTCACAACATAATTATTGCACGTAATCTTACCTGCAACAGAGAGGAGCGTTTGAATGCTTTACCACAGTCTTGGCATTTGTATGGTTTTTCTCCCGAGTGAGATCTGTcaaatttcaaaaaacaaaattaagatGCGTCTGTTTACAGCAAAGATGATTGCAATTAAATGTATTCAGGAAAAAATCGCTCATTCATCTATTCCTGAAGCTATTCACCTTTGATGGTAGAGCAATGCTGATGAACCCTTGAATGCCTTGGGGCAGAGGGTGCAGCGATAGGGTCTCTCATTGTTGTGGCTTCTTTGATGGTGAATGAGCCTGGACGACCACCTGAAGCTCTTACCACAGTCCAAACACTGGAACGGGTGGTCGGTGTGCTCAGTCTGCTGGGCTAAACTTGACACTGACAACGTCACCATGTCCAAAAcgacctcctctcctcctgctacCAGACCCTTGTCTCCCTCAGCCAGCTGTCCTCTTTCCCTATCTTCATCTCCGTCTTCCCCGGAGCCAAGAAGGGAAGGGAAAGGAGACAGGGAAGTCACCGTCTGAGGGGGTAAAGGTTCTGCCTGGACCACCAAAGTGGCCATCGAGTTTGCCATAGCCACACTGGGCAGGTGATGGATGAGGATGCTCCTTGATGTCTCTTATTGCAACATTATTCCACATTGCCGTCCATCATTGTTGCGTTCTGTTTCCTTATAAAATCCTTCAGACGTTCAAAACCATAGCTGCCATATCTGGTCAAAAGATGATGATTTCTGCGGAAGCAAGATGAGATAAAAGTGAGATAAAATGGTGGAGTTGTGCAGGTTTATCCCTGCAACAGGAAGCTTCCTGGACCCCCCAGCACAACTGCACATCCTAGTACAGAACCCATCAAAGACATAGGTTGTAAGTTGCAGGGCTGGGATCGCTCATTGTTGCATAAcggaatacatttttttttgctaccaAAATAATCAAGTGTTACACCTACAGTGGTCTGTGACATTTTTGCTTGGATCTACTGGCCATTTGTCAGTAAGaaattttacatatatatattttatatatatttatatatatttctatcaACTCCTGTGGGAACCGATTGTAGGTTTATGTTAACCCACTTCTGACCATCAATTGACTCTCCATTGAGGACAGGTAATGCACCGCGACAGCAGCGGTTTAAAGGTCTATGTCACTAGTAAGTAGTAGCACTCGTAAGTGAGTGGGGACGAAGCGGTTTCAACAGAATTGGCGGTAGGACGTGTAGTGATTTCGTTCGTTTATCTGCAACGCAATATTCACTCGGTAAATAAATGCGTGAATACTTGGGTTAATACCTTATATGTTTCTGGTCAAAGGTAACGCGGTGGATATAGCAATAAACCGAGGAATCTTCTCGCGCACTGCGGTGTTGACTAGTAAACACATTAGCATGTTCATACCTCGTCGCATATTTAGGAACTTGAAAGGAGTATTGTGATGCAGACATGCTGGCCAGTAGACAACACTGACAATACGTGCATTGCTCAACAAACAAATCAGTAACTGGCCTGTATTTAATGCTAAATTAGCAGCCAATAATGCATAGAGGAGTATCTCGGTAAAATGTGCAGGTAACTAGTGAGTAGCGCTTACCGTGGCTTTTTAAAACTTGACGAGATATTATTGTTAGAATGAAAGGAAGCGGGTACCGCAGTGAGATTACACACAACCTTagcaataaacacacaaacagcactACTCCACCCGATGCCGCCTCCTCGTAACAGCGACGACGATTGGCTGCCTCGTCACATTGAACCGCTGCTCCCATTGGCTAGCCTGAGCGTCGATTTAGCGGCGTCGTTTCGACGCCAGCGAAACTATCAATACGATAGATAACAGTTAAATGTATTCTGACTGACGTCtcgtatatactgtatatgtgttCCACAAAATTTTAGGCTACATCGTTCGACTTGGCTGTCTGCTAAAACAATGGCTTAGCTGGCTATAGATCACCAAAGCGAAAGTAAGGTTGTTTAGTTGAAAGATAATACGTGTGCATGTAAAATATATTCACTACAATTACTACACAATGCATCTAGGTAAACTTTTTTAATCATGTGATACTTTATCCATGTATTCAGACACAAACTGCATGCATTTaaataagaagaaaataaataaatgggccaacaaaaataaataactaaaagaATCCCACAATATTTGAAAGTGCAGGATATCACCTGTTTAACATTCAACACAGTATTCATTCCCATAGTTAATGGTAGAataaagtggggaaaaaaatgacggCCACCCTTTTGCttattttctttattccacCAACAGAATATATCAGTGGAAATGGTTGCTTCAGCTTCCTGATCAGTCTGACACACCACTGTTCCCTTTGTGATGTACATTACCCCAAAGCTGCAGCTCCACTTAAGGTAAGATGAAGACCAATTTCCTTTCCCTTTGACTTCAAGATACGTCTCAAACAGCCAAATGACCGCAGCAATAACAACACTACCAATGTTTTGCGCACATTCGGCATGATTTATTTCACCAAGGCACATATTTCACATTGAGGCCAATCTTTGTGTGGAAGAGGCAACTTGATGTAACAATAATTTAATCTTTATATAGAATTACtgtaaataataagaataaaaactgtttttaaaaataagtatAAAACGAGGGGAGACTTGCTCCCATgcagcagaaaaataaatagttaCACTTTAAATAAATAGTCAATACTGTAACAAATACTAGAATACAAAGAAACAGAATCCTATTATAGTGATAGAATTGGTAAAAGAAAGTCTACATAGTTCATAGAAAAAACATCATACACAAAAGCACTATAGTTTACATTCATGTACACTTATGTACATCTTTACAGAAATAGTGTCACAATACATAGTATTTTAAGGCTTTGGGTGTTTAactttcaaaacatatttttcattttgtaacCCCAAGCACAGGTTCAGCCATCTTTCTCATCCAAGTGGCTAATTCTGATGAGTTTGTGCAAAGAATCGAATCAGGTCCATCGGTGCTCAGTAACGCGACACATTCACACAACTTTACCACAACAATCAACATGCcatcttaaaaaataaacaggCATTAAAAATATAAGTTCTGCATTCGCTCTGTTTTGCTAAAACCAGGTTTTTAAAAAAGGTCATAATAATCCTTGTGGTGCATGTTTCTGTTTAAGGGCGTTGCACAGTAAGAAATTGTCAATGACGGTCTGTGGAAATGTTTGCTACATCTATTGGAAGATGAGAAACACAAAGTAAAATGGAGCATCAATAACAGGAAGTGCTAATGCTTGTTATGTTTTGAGGAACAGTGAGACACAAATGAACATCTGGGTGAGAGAAATcacgaaaaagaaaagaaaaatatgacatACCaacttcaaataaataaatttcaatAAATTACCAttagtcaataaataaataaatacataaataacacGATCATGAGCAGCATGTCCTCCTTCCCTCCGGCAACATACACGTTTGAACACACGTGTTGACTTTCGGGACAGGAGGAGATACTACTTACTACAGTGCAGACCCACGTGGTCCTGATTCCCATAGACTCCTCCGTGTTTCCACGCCAGCAACTTTCAGTTCGTGAATTATCATTGCACTGCAGTAACCTTGGGCTTCAGGGTGATGAACGCTCTGTATGCCCAGTCACAGAAAAGCTTGAAATGCTGCAGGAGCTCGTGGCCTGACTGAAGGACATCAAACTGGTATGGGAGatgaggaggcagggagggagatgCTGGGGTCAGCTTTGGTGCTTCTACTCGCGACATCTGTAGATGAAAGCTCAGTTAATATTGCTAAGAAACAGATCAttatttcatgttgttgtttttttcattttaagctcctcaaatgttttgtattaaaatattaaacataGCCAGCTTGTAGAAGAGTAGCAGGGAGTGAGCAGGGCTGAGTGAGTCAAAATACTCTGTGTAACCACTTGTGTTTTTACCTGACGGTGCAGCAGATTAATGAGAGATTTCATTTCTTTGACCATCTCTACAAGCTTTGGCAGCGATGGGTTATGATGCTTCTTCGAAACCTTGTTCAGCCACTCAAAGTGGTGCTCGTACAGCTTCAGGTCAGCGTGCAGCTGTGAGAGCGTGGGCTTCAGCTGGAAACAACacaaaagcacacaaacattAGAGACTTGGCAAGGGTGTGGCGGGACGTAACAGTGTGGCTGCAAGCACAGCAGCCCATCCACATTTAGAGGCATGCACACATGATTAGGACATTACCTCAAGGTTGTTGAGGTCGTTGGCCGATCTGTTGCTCATTTCTGGCAGAGACTTGAAACGATGGGGCTCCACATCTGAGTCTAATGCGTGCTCTTTCTGAAAGACAGGACGAGGCGCACAGAGTCACATTAGTGAATTACATTGGGATAATTGTCCCAGTCATTAGACGAGTCACGACACCATGAGGAAAGTGTTAGGTCCGCACTTCCACCTCATGTCGACAGCAGTTCTCACTGAAGGGTGCGTGGTGCGAGTTCAGAGTGAGTTCACCCACGTACAGCCTCCCATAATGTCAACAATACGCGCAAATGAGTTGAAGCCACAGGATGTTTTTAAGAAGGAGCAGGGTTAACAACATATGGAGTGACTAAGACAAACAAGCTCAAAGTGGAACAGGCAACACTCCGTTGTAGGGAAACTCCAGGGTCACAGCTATTAACAGATGGAATGACGCAGTGCTCCTGCTGCCTGGCGTGGATTGTGTTGGAAACTCCAACTTGCAATAATGTAGTTCTCATTATGACCACTAGAGGGGGGCAAAGAACCTGACTGTAGCGTTGATAAATATTACAGTTCATTGCTTGCCTGCGCTGCTCATTATTTGGTTGAGCACAAACACCATTGAATCACTAGTTAacgtaataaataaaaaagatgactGGGCCGACCTGCGTCATTTCCACTCCAGCAACAAAACATTGCTCTGATTAGTTCTCAGAAGTGTTTTGCGTAAACAGGTTGTTTTCTCAATACTTCCTCAACCTGTTTTGCTGTTCATGtatctgttttcctgtctcCATCACCATGCCACAATAGTTTGGTCATGCATGTGCTATGTtgtgtccttgtgtgtgttCCTTTCTTCCTCTCATCCCTCTCTTACTCACACCAGGTGCTTAAACGCATGCAATATCATGTAGATGCACACGGGCAAACACACTCTGCTGGCTTGTCATCTGCCTGCCTCTCTGATCTCTTCATCTCTTGTGGTTTTTGCAGCCTTTAATTCGACCTCTTTTCCTTATTTTCTTGCTTCTCACAATGACCTCACCCTGCACCAAGTGAGCACTGTTCCAAGGATCTGATAAatcttttttatcattttcaacGGGGCAGTTTGGAGAGAAAGTAAATCCCTGGACAACACCACACATACAGCAACCATCACTATTTACAGAAACCTCAAAGAACACAAAAAGGACCACAAAAATGCCTACACACAAATACATGCACTCTAAGACACACTTGCTGCACAGTATGCATAGAAACGCACACTCACACGCGCTGGAAAACTTGCAGCGACCTATGTGTGCACACTTCTGTCTCTTTAAAGCATCAGTTTCATTGGTTTTACTGCTGGGACTTTCCATGGATTCCCATCCTATTTATCTTTCCAAACTTTGTCCTCCCTTTAGTGGAATTCCATATAATAaggagaaaatataaataaacttcGTACGATAGAGAACACTGTTCAACATTGTCCCCTACGACTCACATGCAGCTGTTTTCAagaccttgacttcaaaacacacaccaaTGGACTTTCAGATCTGAAGCTAGATGGAGCGCTTgtctattttctttagttattaTACCCGAATCAAGAGGAGATTTAAGTTTACATGGTGTAAAAATAGAGCCCCGGTCTGTCAAGCATGTCCACAGACAAAATCCTTCATCGTCTCACCTGTTAAAACACACAGTTGTCGGTGCGATCTGAGCAAGTGTTATTTCATAAGAAAGAAAAGCCCTTTCTGCACCTCTCCATCTAATCACCAAATACAAACATGTTTCTACATAAACAAGGATGCAGAAAGCTGAaaggatgaaacagtgttgacaCGCAATTCTAAGACACGTAATGGGCGACGCCGACTTAATACCTTGATTGTTTGTAGCTGACGGCTGGTCGCTTTAATCACATGCCATGTTAATGTTATCACCTGTCACCATATTTACAGTCTTTCTAGCGACACTGAGTGGAATTAAATCAGCTTTAGCCTTATGTTTCTATCACATAGACTTGTTCAGATTCACTGGAATAGATGGCGAAGCAATGAAGATAGTTAATAATGGTAGGTACTGTAATACTGTCAATTCTAAAGTTAGCATACTACTATTCTCTTTGGTCACTCATTTGTGCAAAGCTTATGATCATTCATAACTGTAGTTTTGGTGTGGTGTTTTGGGTTTTAGAGTTTACTCTTATTATATGTGTAGTTCATGTGTAGTCCATGCCAGATCATGACAAACTACATGACTTAACAGCCAAGATTAGTTCTGGGCAGGTAACTAATTCCACCCCCATTTAACCAGACAGCGTCACTATCGCAATCCGGTGACCAGATTTTCTCTGAGTCACCCTTATTTCTACACTTAATGTGGATAAAAGCAGTGAGCTCACCGCACAGCTCCCAGGGCTGGCCTTGTCTAAGCCCTCAATGGACTCCTGCCAGTCAGTGATCGATGAAAAGCGGCTTAACACCAAACTTGATGCAACTCACCCGAATAATGCAAAGTTGTACGTGTGCATGTGTTGCGTCAGTAAAGTCTTTGGAGAATTCCCTGCTAGTCTTCATGTGTAGTGGCGTGATCTTGTGAAGTCACTGTTAAATAGTCGATTACATGGTGGACCAGAACAAGTGGAATATGTCAATATGTCAAGTGTAACCTCATTTGAACCAAACATGAACCCCAGGtatgtatttatacattttacaatTAATGCATTAACCactttaaataattaaaaaaaatcttttttttgttttcatttgaaaatcatTATCCAAACTCATGCACGTTTTTTGTCCCTTTTtatgttatttgtttattcatttttatgtctgaATTGCTTCACCAGCTATTATAGCCTGATCTGATCCAGAGATTGTGAGCTTCCAACGTGGAGATTAAATCTTTCTCCACAGACAGTAAACCATGTGGTCCATACAAGATGCCCAACCACTCTAGCTGCTTCATGAGGGACTCCTTTTCTTCTCTCTCAGAATTCACAAATCTTTGTTGATCAGTTTTTTCCTGGAGACTGTGAAAAGTCTTGAGAAGTCCTTGTCACTGTACACACGTGGTTAACAACCAAGTGAAAGATTAATGTATATGATCATGAGGAGTAGTTGGAATCGTACAGCCTGAATACTGTGTACTCATAGCAGCTTTCATAACAGCCTTAACTGAATTTTCTAATTGAATAATGCATGTAGGATGCCTCAACAATGCCACCTTCAAGTATAGAAGGTGACCTTAATGAACTTCACTATTCACACTTCCTGTTGTAAAAGCAGAGCAAACTTCCTCAATATTCTGTCGGGAACAGGTGCACTTTTCTGTTCAGGAAATGGTAAAAGAGAATTGAGGAATTGGGGAATTAGAAAgagtttttttcaataaaatacaaAGAGGAAGTCAAATCCATTGAATAACAGAACAAAGAAAGTACATTTTAATGATGCAAGAGGAGGTTTTATGAATCTGGTTATGGACTAGACTCATTCTGAGACTCGATTGCTTGTCATTGTTTAACTTACAGAGAAGCTCTGGACTGGCATGTGTTGAAGCCTAGTCACCTACATGTGGGTGACTTTTCCTAATCTAAGATGTGACATTAACACAAATCCAGTTACATCAACAATGACCTTCATCCTTTTCCACCTTCACACTCGAAATCCAATTAGTGTCATCCAGTCAATGCCTCATTAGCTCTCCTCCAATCGGCGAGCTGGATCTTCCAACATCATGAGGAGTCATA
This window of the Synchiropus splendidus isolate RoL2022-P1 chromosome 12, RoL_Sspl_1.0, whole genome shotgun sequence genome carries:
- the il11a gene encoding uncharacterized protein il11a, encoding MKLLLDSSSSLLFSLLLAQMSVFTSASPVPHRRPSDMDKLSNQTRSLMKLTQELLKEHALDSDVEPHRFKSLPEMSNRSANDLNNLELKPTLSQLHADLKLYEHHFEWLNKVSKKHHNPSLPKLVEMVKEMKSLINLLHRQMSRVEAPKLTPASPSLPPHLPYQFDVLQSGHELLQHFKLFCDWAYRAFITLKPKVTAVQ